The following coding sequences lie in one Phyllopteryx taeniolatus isolate TA_2022b chromosome 4, UOR_Ptae_1.2, whole genome shotgun sequence genomic window:
- the jupa gene encoding junction plakoglobin a — translation MSMQLGELDRGVTKVKEWQETRYGIDSGIESGANTIRDDDGDFSTSKQYTMTTTVTTEPADSQYVLTRGQRVRAAMFPETLEGSTTILTTTQTDLSQLTNVQRLAEPSQMLKAAIIHLINYQDDAELATRAVPELTKLLNDEDQAVVSKAAQIVNQLTRKEASRHALMQSPQVVSAVVRAMQNTNDMETARATASILHNLSHKREGLLSIFKSGGIPALVRMLSSPMESVLFYAITTLHNLLLHQEGAKMAVRLADGLQRMVPLLKKSNPKFLAITTDCLQLLSYGNQESKLIILANGGPEALVHIMRNYNYEKLLWTTSRVLKVLSVCPSNKPAIVEAGGMQALGKHLTGSSQRLMQNCLWTLRNLSDAATKQEGMDGLLQVLVNLLSSDDINMLTCATGILSNLTCNNAYNKTLVTQNNGIEALIHAILRAGEKEDVTEPAICALRHLTSRHQQAEVAQNAVRRHYGIPAIVKLLNQPYYWPVIKAVVGLIRNLALCQENQAQLRDAGAIPRLVNLLLKAHQDAQKHGSSTQQTYQDGVRMEEIVEGCTGALHILARDPVNRAEIANMQTIPLFVQLLYSPVDNVKRVAAGVLCELALDKQSAEAIDGEGASSPLMELLHSDNEGIATYAAAVLFRISEDKSAEHKKRVSRELTHSMFKNDPAAWEMAHNSVTMEAPYQDELDAPFQNFGGYPGDIPMDTVDANFMHDEFAPNIVYDRQPQFEPY, via the exons ATGTCGATGCAAC TGGGTGAGCTCGATAGAGGGGTCACGAAGGTGAAGGAGTGGCAGGAGACGAGGTACGGAATAGACTCGGGCATCGAGTCTGGAGCCAACACTATCAGAGATGACGACGGCGACTTCAGCACCTCCAAGCAGTACACCATGACCACCACAGTCACAACAGAACCTGCAg ACTCCCAGTACGTATTGACCAGAGGTCAGCGGGTGCGGGCCGCCATGTTCCCAGAGACGCTGGAGGGCAGCACGACCATCTTGACGACAACCCAAACAGATCTGTCCCAACTGACCAACGTCCAACGGCTGGCAGAGCCCTCCCAGATGCTTAAGGCAGCAATCATTCATCTAATCAACTACCAAGATGACGCTGAGCTGGCCACACGTGCTGTGCCTGAGCTCACCAAACTGCTCAATGATGAAGATCAG GCTGTTGTCAGCAAGGCAGCCCAGATTGTCAACCAGCTAACACGCAAGGAGGCGTCCCGCCATGCGCTGATGCAGTCTCCTCAGGTGGTGTCTGCAGTGGTGCGCGCCATGCAGAACACCAATGACATGGAGACAGCCAGGGCCACAGCCAGCATCCTCCACAATCTCTCCCACAAAAGAGAGGGCCTGCTCTCCATTTTCAAGTCTGGTGGCATCCCTGCACTTGTCCGCATGCTCAG CTCTCCCATGGAATCTGTGCTCTTCTATGCCATCACAACCCTCCACAACCTGCTCCTGCACCAGGAGGGAGCGAAAATGGCTGTCCGTTTGGCTGACGGCCTGCAGAGGATGGTCCCCCTTCTAAAGAAAAGCAACCCCAAGTTTTTGGCCATCACTACGGACTGTCTGCAGCTGCTTTCTTATGGCAATCAGGAGAGCAAG CTCATCATCCTCGCCAATGGGGGTCCTGAGGCTCTTGTTCACATCATGAGGAACTACAACTATGAGAAGCTGCTGTGGACCACAAGCCGTGTCCTCAAAGTCCTGTCTGTGTGCCCCAGCAACAAACCCGCCATTGTCGAGGCCG GTGGGATGCAGGCTCTGGGTAAACACCTGACTGGCAGCAGCCAGCGTCTGATGCAGAACTGCCTGTGGACACTCAGGAACCTGTCTGATGCGGCCACCAAGCAG GAGGGAATGGACGGCCTGCTGCAGGTGTTGGTCAACCTGCTGAGCTCAGATGACATCAACATGCTCACCTGTGCCACTGGCATCTTGTCTAATCTGACGTGCAACAACGCCTACAATAAAACTCTGGTTACCCAGAACAACGGCATCGAGGCGCTGATCCACGCTATACTGCGCGCCGGCGAGAAAGAGGATGTGACCGAACCTGCCATTTGCGCTCTGCGTCACCTGACTTCCCGCCACCAGCAGGCTGAGGTGGCACAAAACGCAGTGAGGAGGCACTACGGCATCCCGGCCATCGTCAAGCTCCTCAACCAGCCGTACTACTGGCCGGTTATTAAG GCTGTGGTTGGCCTGATCCGTAACCTGGCCCTGTGCCAGGAAAACCAGGCCCAACTGAGGGACGCCGGCGCGATCCCCCGCCTGGTCAACCTGCTGCTCAAAGCCCACCAGGATGCCCAGAAACACGGCTCGTCCACCCAACAGACATACCAG GATGGAGTGAGGATGGAGGAGATAGTGGAGGGCTGTACGGGAGCTCTGCACATCCTGGCCAGAGATCCTGTCAACAGAGCAGAGATCGCCAACATGCAGACCATTCCTCTCTTTGTTCAG CTCCTCTACTCACCAGTAGACAATGTGAAGCGTGTGGCGGCGGGCGTGCTGTGTGAGCTGGCGCTGGACAAGCAATCAGCTGAGGCCATCGATGGCGAGGGAGCGTCTTCTCCGCTGATGGAGCTGCTGCACTCCGACAACGAGGGCATCG CCACATACGCCGCTGCGGTCCTCTTCCGCATTTCCGAGGATAAGAGCGCCGAGCACAAGAAGAGAGTTTCCAGGGAGCTCACGCACTCCATGTTCAAGAACGACCCTGCCGCCTGGGAGATG GCCCACAACAGTGTCACCATGGAAGCGCCCTACCAAGATG AGCTGGACGCCCCTTTTCAAAACTTCGGCGGCTACCCAGGTGACATTCCCATGGACACCGTGGACGCCAACTTCATGCATGACGAGTTCGCCCCCAACATTGTCTATGACAGACAACCACAGTTTGAGCCTTATTAA